The proteins below are encoded in one region of Mycobacterium pseudokansasii:
- a CDS encoding DUF5631 domain-containing protein, producing MPADLPPGKWSAVLVGPWWCGRPDAVTSAVTYWSNAGAVKRNEASDLHDRRTHLGVNQGRTAEDLLDRYWRGEQRLTTIAHQCQVKSEQSDRVADAVNHLRDRLKEIAKSGNEEIDQIISGQGSTESKVAAVNAVIATKNATAANAAGIAMSNLVDATQRVLDVTIGGDARTWLREHGVNLDGPPPSRPITAEDLQSPSTAPSAAAFSGGQLAPATPAGEEASKASPEIAPFNGAQIGSVAPPASGSSPKTPARTVPFAGAQMAPAVPPTNTITPSPPPGVPAIGGPSVPGVSAPASPAAATAPLSPQSLSQSFTTGMMTGAPAAAGTQSLSEGALHAATQPLSPATPFTAPPMAGTPTIPASAPVVQHVPDAAAAASPAPVVSPPADTTMTSVAPVMTSGQAPAPVAPVSATPAGPLPAYGADLRPPVITPPVAPATPTGPVSGAAVAASVSSSPSAGSSLVSPVAKSTSQTAAQGQPASASSPLAGATVAAAAGAAAGDTGRRTAEQQRLRRIVDAVARQEPALSWAAGLRDDARTTLLVTDLAGGWIPPHVRLPAHLTLLEPATRRRDATVEDLLGAVTVAAVHHPHGYVSEAGPDAPALSGDRTARSAPTIDELGPTLIDHVRRQDGLPRVAQAVAIAAVRKYGVPDNEAELIRDKTTEIRQSVLTAYPDHDIASVVDWMLLAAIGALIDGDQTGANYHLAWALATTSTRRCT from the coding sequence GTGCCGGCTGATCTTCCGCCGGGCAAGTGGTCGGCAGTATTGGTGGGTCCGTGGTGGTGCGGACGACCGGATGCGGTGACATCTGCGGTCACCTATTGGAGCAATGCAGGGGCGGTCAAACGCAACGAGGCCAGCGATCTGCACGACAGGCGGACGCATTTGGGAGTTAATCAGGGTCGTACTGCTGAGGATTTGTTGGATCGGTATTGGCGCGGCGAGCAACGTCTGACGACGATTGCTCACCAATGCCAGGTTAAAAGTGAACAGAGTGATCGTGTCGCGGATGCGGTGAATCATTTGCGTGACCGACTGAAAGAAATTGCGAAGTCGGGCAACGAGGAGATCGACCAGATCATTTCCGGTCAGGGGTCAACAGAATCAAAAGTTGCCGCAGTGAATGCGGTCATCGCGACCAAGAATGCAACCGCGGCCAATGCGGCAGGAATTGCGATGTCCAACCTTGTCGATGCGACCCAGCGGGTGCTTGACGTAACCATCGGTGGTGATGCCCGCACATGGCTGCGCGAACACGGCGTGAACCTCGACGGCCCCCCACCATCGCGGCCAATCACCGCCGAAGACTTGCAGTCGCCGTCGACAGCGCCGTCTGCAGCAGCATTCAGCGGTGGGCAATTGGCACCTGCAACGCCTGCGGGTGAAGAAGCCTCGAAAGCATCGCCCGAAATCGCGCCATTCAATGGTGCTCAAATAGGGTCAGTGGCCCCGCCAGCGAGTGGCAGCTCACCCAAAACACCCGCTCGAACGGTGCCATTCGCGGGTGCTCAAATGGCTCCAGCAGTCCCACCAACGAATACCATCACCCCCTCGCCGCCTCCGGGTGTCCCCGCTATCGGTGGCCCGTCGGTGCCAGGCGTTTCAGCGCCAGCATCACCAGCGGCCGCAACCGCCCCGCTGTCACCGCAGTCGTTGAGCCAGTCGTTCACGACAGGCATGATGACTGGCGCGCCGGCGGCCGCGGGTACCCAATCCCTATCGGAGGGTGCGCTGCATGCGGCCACCCAACCACTTTCACCGGCAACACCGTTTACTGCCCCACCTATGGCGGGCACCCCGACAATCCCGGCCAGCGCACCGGTTGTGCAGCATGTTCCCGACGCAGCAGCGGCTGCCAGCCCGGCCCCGGTGGTATCGCCACCCGCTGATACCACCATGACGTCGGTGGCACCGGTGATGACCAGTGGCCAAGCCCCCGCACCCGTCGCACCGGTCAGTGCCACGCCGGCCGGACCCTTGCCCGCATACGGCGCTGATTTGCGTCCACCCGTCATCACCCCACCGGTTGCACCGGCGACGCCGACAGGACCCGTCTCGGGTGCGGCCGTGGCGGCCTCCGTCTCATCATCACCCTCGGCCGGCAGCTCACTCGTATCACCGGTAGCCAAATCCACCAGCCAAACCGCGGCCCAAGGCCAACCAGCCAGCGCTTCCTCACCACTAGCCGGCGCCACGGTAGCCGCAGCCGCGGGCGCCGCCGCTGGCGACACCGGCCGGCGAACAGCTGAACAGCAGCGCTTGCGGCGCATCGTCGATGCGGTGGCCCGCCAAGAGCCGGCCCTCTCCTGGGCTGCCGGGCTACGCGACGACGCGCGTACCACCCTGCTGGTCACCGACCTCGCAGGCGGTTGGATCCCCCCGCATGTTCGGCTGCCTGCTCATCTGACCCTGCTCGAACCGGCCACCCGGCGCCGCGACGCCACGGTTGAAGACCTGCTCGGCGCCGTCACGGTCGCAGCCGTACACCACCCCCATGGCTACGTCAGCGAAGCCGGACCCGACGCCCCCGCGCTCAGCGGCGACCGCACCGCACGCAGCGCACCCACCATCGACGAACTCGGGCCAACCCTGATCGACCACGTCCGCCGCCAAGACGGACTACCCCGCGTCGCCCAAGCAGTCGCCATCGCCGCCGTCCGCAAATACGGCGTCCCCGACAACGAAGCCGAACTAATACGCGACAAGACCACAGAAATCCGCCAATCAGTACTGACCGCATACCCCGACCACGACATAGCTTCGGTGGTCGACTGGATGCTTTTAGCGGCGATTGGTGCTCTGATTGATGGAGACCAAACGGGGGCGAACTATCACCTCGCCTGGGCACTAGCCACCACGTCAACGAGGAGATGCACATGA